The genomic interval CTCAATTTCGTCGACACCGACCTACATGACGTCATGCGCTCGGTCCTGGGTGACCTCCTGGGCCTGAGCTACGTGGTCGACCCCAAGCTGCAGGCCAACATCACGGTCCAGACGACGCGGCCGCTGCATCGCGACCAGGTGCTGCCGGCGCTGCAGGGCATCCTGCGCGCCGACGGCTTCGGCCTGGTCGAGACGGCCGGGGTCTACCGGGTCGTGCCGATCGACGACCTTGCCCGTCATCCGGCCTCGACCAGCGTCGCCGGGCAGCCGGTCGCACCGGGCGCCGTCGCCACGCAGGTCGTGCCGCTGAAATACATCTCCGCGGCGAGCCTGCGCCAGACGATCGACGCGATCCTGCCCAAGGGTGTCTCGGTCCAGACCGACAGCGCGCGCAACCTTCTGATCCTGACCGGCACCGGCGCCGATGTGGCACCCATCCTGGATCTGGTGCGCAGCTTCGACGTCGACTGGCTCGCCGCCATGTCCTTCGCGATCTATCCGGTCGAGACCAGCTCGCCGCGCGCCGTGGTCGCCGATCTCGACACCGTGTTCGGCACGCGCGGCACCGGGCCGCTCGCCGGTGCGCTGCGCTTCGAGCCGCTCGACCGGCTGAACGCCGTCCTGGTGGTGGCGCCCCAGGCGAAGTATCTCGAGGAAGCCCGGCGCTGGGTCGAGCGCTTCGACCGGGGTGACGACGAGAGCACGCCGCGGCTGTTCCAATATCATGTGCAGAACACCCGCGCGGCCGATCTCGCCCGGGTGATCTCCCAGGTATTCGGTACCGGCACGGCGGCGTCTCAGACGACGGCGCAGATCGCGCCCGGCGCCAATGCCGTGCCGCTCGCCGGCGGCACCGGCGCGCTGGGATCGGTCGGCACGACACAGACCGGCAATGGCGGACAGCTCGGCAACGGGCAGCTCGGCAGCCAGACCAGCAGCGGACAGATCACGCTCGGCAACGCGACCACGCCCGGCACACAGACGCTCACGCCGACGACGTCGTCGTCCGAGCCGGATGATGCGCTCGCGACCGGCCTCAAGCAGGCGCTTGGCGCCGAAGCGGAAGCGAGCGGCCCGAGCCTGCCGCGGCTCAAGGTCGTCGCCGATGACAAGAACAACATCCTGCTGGTCTACGCCCGGCCGCGCGACTACCGCATGCTGGAGGAAACGCTGCAGCGCCTCGACGTCGTGCCGCTGCAGGTGCTGATCGAGGCAACCATCGCCGAAGTGACGCTCAACAACGACCTGAAGTACGGCCTGCAATGGTTCTTCACCAAGGGCGCCGGCCGCTTCAGCCTGTCGCAGGGCACCACCTTCAGCAATACGTCGGCCGACGTCACTGGCTCGATACCGGGGTTCAACTACGTGCTGGGCGGCACCAACACCAAGGTGGTGCTGAGCGCGCTGTCCGACATCACGCACGTGAACGTGGTCTCTTCGCCCGAGCTCTTGGTGCTCGACCATCGCACCGCGGCGCTGCAGGTCGGCGACCAGGTGCCGGTCATCAACCAGACCTCGCAGAGCACGCTCACGAGCAATGCCGCGGTCATCCAGAACATCGAATACGTCAACACCGGCGTCGTGCTGCAGGTGACGCCGCGCGTCAACAAGACCGGCATCGTGACGCTCGACATCGACCAGTCGGTGAGCGACGTCGCCAAGACCACCTCATCCGGCATCGACTCTCCAACCATAACCCAGCGCCGGATCGTGACCTCCGCCGTGGTCAAGGACGGCGCCACGATCGCGCTCGGCGGCCTCATCTTGAGCAACAAGAACGTCGGCAGCTCGGGCATCCCCCTCCTTTCCGATATCCCCGTCTTGGGCGCGCTGTTCGGCACCCAGACGCGCAACGACGACCGGACCGAGCTCTTGATCCTGCTGACGCCGCGCATCATCCGCGACAGCGACGAGGCGCGCGAGGTGACCGAGGAGCTGCGCAACCGCCTCGAGGCGATCAAGCCTGCCCTCGCCGACAAGCGCTCCTGACGTGGTGCGCCGACGGGCGGCGGCAGGACGTGCCTCTGGCGAAAGGGGCTTCGCGCTCATCAGCGTCCTCGCCGTGCTCGCGATCCTGGCCGTGCTGGTCGGCGGCTTCGCGCTCGCGAGCCGGCGCTCGCTGGAGCTAAGCCGCAACGCGGTCGCCGCCGCGACCGCCCGCGCCCGGGCCGAGGCCGGCATCTCGCTAGCGCTCGCCCATCTGCTCGATCCCGATGCGACGCAACGCTGGAACGCCGACGGCCGCGCGCATGCCGTGCGCTTCGACGGCGCCACCATCACCGTCACCATCCAAGACGAGGCCGGCAAGATCGACCTCAACTGGGCGCCGCTCGAGCTCATCGCCGGACTGCTCGCCGAAGTGGGCGTCCCGACCGACGCCGCGCAGTCGATCCTCGACGCGATCGACGCGCGTCGCAAGGCCGGGACCCTGCCCGAGGCGCCGCCGGGCGACCGCGCCGGCGCGGCCCTCCTCGGCGGGCCGCGGCTCCGCGACCTGGCAGGGGCACCATTCCGGCTGGTCGAGGAACTGAAGTCCGTGCCGGGTGTCAGCCAGGACCTCTACGACCGGCTGCGACCGGCCGTCACGGTCTATTCCGAGAGCCGGCACATCGACCCGGCGAGCGCGCCGCGATTGGTGCTGCTGGCATTGCCCGACATGACGCCGGTCTCGGCGGACGCCATCCTGGCGGCGCGCCCAGCGACGGGCGGCCAGCCGCGACCGGACCTGCCGGCGGCGGCGCGGGCCTTCATCGGCGGCGGCGATCCGCGCGCGGTAACGATCACCGCGACCGTCGATCACCTGACCCGCCGCGCCGTGGTGTCGCTGACCGGCCGGGCGAACCAGCCGTACCAGATCCTTGAATGGCGGCAGGATTTCGGCAGCTAACGGCGTGCCGGCTTGTCGCGCAGCAGCAGCACCGCCTCGCCCTCGCTGCCGGTGAGCACGAGCCGGTCCGACGCGATCGAACGGACTGTCCAGCCGCCGAGCGTCTCGCCCTCGTGCACGCGCAGCAGCTTCCGGTCGTTTTCCGGACGCACGAGCGCAATCCGCTCAGGTCCAGAGGTCAGGATGCCAGTGAGCTTAAAATGCTGCTCGACCGCGGACAGCGCGGCATCGCCTGAGGCGGGCGGCCGGCGGCTCTGGCTGAACAGCGGTCGCTGGGTCACGGCCGCATAGGCTTCGAGCGGCCCGAGTGATGTCGCCGCAGACGGCGGTGCCGGCGCGGCCGAGGGCGACGTCGTCCGGCTCGGCTCGGGCGAGGCTGGCTCCCGCCCGAACGTCTGCCATTCGGCACCGATCACGGCGGCGAGCAGCACGCAGGCCGCGGCCCAAGCGAGGGTGTTCGATCGGCCGAGCCTCATGGCGCGCCTCGCAAGAAACCGTAGAGATCGACCGAGAAGTCCAGCAGCACCCGGTCCGGATTGCGCTCGACCTGCCGGTCGGCCGCCTTGGTGCGGATGCTGAGACCGTCGAGCACCAGGGTCGGCGACCCGGCCTCCGCCGCATAGAGCACCCGCTGGATCGCCGGCAATGTCATGGACATCTCGCCGCGCACACCGACGCGGCGGAAGCCGCCGATCTGCCAGACCGGCAGCACCTGCGTGCTCTTGAGTTCGCCAT from Aliidongia dinghuensis carries:
- the gspD gene encoding type II secretion system secretin GspD, with translation MPSVADASAKPQPLEPPEPLGLPTAQKSAALVHPGTDAPVRPVAGARSGAVVTAGDDVSLNFVDTDLHDVMRSVLGDLLGLSYVVDPKLQANITVQTTRPLHRDQVLPALQGILRADGFGLVETAGVYRVVPIDDLARHPASTSVAGQPVAPGAVATQVVPLKYISAASLRQTIDAILPKGVSVQTDSARNLLILTGTGADVAPILDLVRSFDVDWLAAMSFAIYPVETSSPRAVVADLDTVFGTRGTGPLAGALRFEPLDRLNAVLVVAPQAKYLEEARRWVERFDRGDDESTPRLFQYHVQNTRAADLARVISQVFGTGTAASQTTAQIAPGANAVPLAGGTGALGSVGTTQTGNGGQLGNGQLGSQTSSGQITLGNATTPGTQTLTPTTSSSEPDDALATGLKQALGAEAEASGPSLPRLKVVADDKNNILLVYARPRDYRMLEETLQRLDVVPLQVLIEATIAEVTLNNDLKYGLQWFFTKGAGRFSLSQGTTFSNTSADVTGSIPGFNYVLGGTNTKVVLSALSDITHVNVVSSPELLVLDHRTAALQVGDQVPVINQTSQSTLTSNAAVIQNIEYVNTGVVLQVTPRVNKTGIVTLDIDQSVSDVAKTTSSGIDSPTITQRRIVTSAVVKDGATIALGGLILSNKNVGSSGIPLLSDIPVLGALFGTQTRNDDRTELLILLTPRIIRDSDEAREVTEELRNRLEAIKPALADKRS
- a CDS encoding type II secretion system minor pseudopilin, with translation MVRRRAAAGRASGERGFALISVLAVLAILAVLVGGFALASRRSLELSRNAVAAATARARAEAGISLALAHLLDPDATQRWNADGRAHAVRFDGATITVTIQDEAGKIDLNWAPLELIAGLLAEVGVPTDAAQSILDAIDARRKAGTLPEAPPGDRAGAALLGGPRLRDLAGAPFRLVEELKSVPGVSQDLYDRLRPAVTVYSESRHIDPASAPRLVLLALPDMTPVSADAILAARPATGGQPRPDLPAAARAFIGGGDPRAVTITATVDHLTRRAVVSLTGRANQPYQILEWRQDFGS